CGCGATCTGCTTCAGATAGAAGACGGTCTGGATGGTCGGCAGCACCTGCTGCAACACACGGTTGAAGGTCGTCGAAGCGGCCGTGCCCACGTACACCACATCCAGCGGCTTGAGCTGGAACTGCGACGAAAGCATGATCGCGTCGGGCTTGGTCATGTCGAGACGGTAGATCTCGGGCTGCGTCGGGTTGTCCTTCATGCCGCGCATCACGAAGATCTGGCGCGGGTTCGCGTCAGTATCGAGAATGCCGCCCGCCTGGGTGAGCGCGTCGGCGATCGTCAGGTCGCCGCGAATGAGGTTCGTCTGCAGCGGCGTCTTCACTTCGCCCATCACAAATATTCTGCTATCCGAACGATCCGGAATATTGATGACGTCGCCGTTCTGCAGCAGCACGTCCTGGGTCGAGTCGCCGCCGTCGAGCATGCGGTTCGCATCGAGAATATAGAGCTTGCCGTTGCGCGTGAGACGTACGCGGTTGATGTCGGCGCTATCGGTCGTGCCGCCCGAGCGCGTGATGGCGTCCACCAGCGTGAGCGGCACGTCGCTCATCGAGAGCGGGCCCGGCGTCTTCACATCGCCCGTGATCTGCACCTTCTGGCTGCGGTACGCGAGCACGCGCACGTCCACCTGCGGGTTCTTCACGTAGGGGCCGAGGCCGGCTGCGAGCTGGTCGCGGATCTGACCGGGCGTCTTGCCCGCGGCCATGATGCGGCCCACGAACGGGAAGAAGATCGTGCCGTCCTTGGCGACGGTCTGTCCGTACGGGTCGGCCTGGCCGGGCAGCGCGTTGGTATAGGGCTGCGTGAGCGCCTGACCCACGGTCTGCGTGGTGTTGCCGCCCGTCGAGAACGTCGAGCCCTGCGGCGTCGAAAGTTCCGGGTGATCGAACACGGTCACGCCGAGAATGTCCTGCGGCGCGATGTGATAGACGTAGTCGGCAGCGTTCGCGAACTTCGAAGGCGGCAGCGGCGCTTTCGGCGCGGCGGCTGCCGCCTGCGCCTGCTGCAGCACGACTTGCTGCGTGATGAGCTGCACGTTGAATTGCTGCTGCGGCTGGTTGTTCGGCTCTTCTTTCAGGCTCGACGTGTCGAGATAGTTGCCGGGCGCGGTTGCGCACGCGGAAACGAAGACGCTCAACGCGACCACCGCCGTCAGTTTCAGTTTTGTCATTGGCATATTCGGCTCAACCATCCCTTAACCATACGATCCATCAATTCAAGACTCTGGCGATACGCGGACTCGTGGAGCCCATGCGGATCGCTGACATCAGAGTTTTCCCAGTTACCGAGCGCGTACACCTTGCCGCGCGCGGTGGGTTCGATACGCTCGACAGCGGCGACCTGGCGGCGCTCGGTCACGAGCACGAGGTCTGCCGAGCGCACCAGGCGGCTCGTGAGGCGGCGCGACTGATGCTCGCCCACCTTCATGCCGCGCTCGGCAAGCAGCCACTGCATCACGGGGTCCATGTCGTCGCCGTCGCGCGCACGCAGGCCCGCCGATTGAAACGATTCCGCCCCCGAGCCTTGCTGTTCGCGCAAACGCTCGCGAAAGAGCTGCTCCGCCGCCGGCGAGCGGCAGACGTTGGCGTGGCAAACGATGAGCACGTTCTTGATCATGGTCGCGTGACTCCCTTCCTTGACATGCGCGATGCGTGGCCCGGCAACGCTCAGGCCAGTGCCTGCGTCGCGGCGGTTTCGGCGCGCGCGCGGCTCGCCTGCGTCGCGCTCGCGCGGCCCACGGCGTGGTACTCGATGCCGAGTTCCTGCAATGTGGACGGCTCGTAGAGATTGCGGCCATCGAACACGATCGGCATCTTCAGCTGCTGCTTGAGCGTTTCGAAATCAGGCGCCTTGAAGACCTTCCATTCCGTTGCGATCACAACGGCATCGGCGTCGCTCGCGGCTTCCATCGCATCGGTCACGAACGACAGCCGCGCCTGATGTTCCGGCGCGTGCGCGAGATCGAGCGCAAGAACACGCTTCGCCTCGGCGGTCGCGACCGGGTCGTATGCCTTGACCGTGGCGCCGCGCGCGAGCAGTTCGGCGATGAGCGTGCGGCTCGGCGCCTCGCGCATGTCGTCGGTGTTCGGCTTGAACGCGAGACCCCAGACGCCGAACGTGCGGCCCGTGAGGTCGGAGCCGAAGCGCGTGACGATCTTCTGTGCGAGCACCTGCTTCTGCGCTTCATTGACGGACTCCACGGCGCGCAGGATCTGCAGCGGTTCGCCGAAATCTTCGGCCGTGCGCATGAGCGCCTTCACATCTTTCGGGAAGCACGAGCCGCCATAGCCGCAGCCCGCATAGAGAAAGTCGTAGCCAATGCGCGGGTCCGAGCCCACGCCGCGGCGCACGGCCTCGATATCGGCGCCCACGCGGTCGGCCAGGTTCGCGAGTTCGTTCATGAACGAAATGCGCGTGGCGAGCATGGCGTTGGCCGCATATTTGGTGAATTCCGCCGAATGCACGTCCATGTAGAGCGTGCGCTCGTGATTGCGGTTGAACGGCGCGTAGAGCCGCTTCATGACCTCTTTCGCGCGCTCGCCGGGTACGTCGTCGTTGCAGCCGAGCACGATGCGGTCCGGCCGCGCGAAGTCCTCGACTGCCGCGCCTTCCTTGAGGAACTCGGGGTTCGAGACCACCGAGTACATGTGGCTCTCGCCGCGCTTGCGCAACTCCGAGGCGATCGCGTCGTGCACGAGCGCGGCCGTGCCAACCGGCACCGTGGACTTGTCCACCACCACCTTGAAACCCGTCATGTGACGGCCGATATTGCGCGCGGCCGCCAGCACGTATTGCAGATCGGCCGAGCCATCTTCGTCGGGCGGCGTGCCCACGGCGATGAACTGCACGTCGCCGTGCGCGACCGCCGCTTCCACGTCGGTCGAGAACTTGAGCCGGCGCGCGCGCACATTGCGCTCGATGATTTCCTTCAAACCCGGCTCGTGAATCGGCACGACGCCTTGATTGAGCAGATCGATCTTGCGCGCATCGACGTCGAGGCAAAACACGTCGTTGCCGATGTCGGCAAGACAAGCGCCCGTCACGAGACCCACATAACCGCTGCCAATGATCGTCAGATTCATGCCCACCTCAAAAGTGATTGGTTCTTCGTGTCATGCGAAACGTTGCGCACACAAGCCGTGCGCGCACTCGCTTCGCCTCAATATGCGTTCTGGCCGGCGAACCCCTTCCACATGGTCATCGCCACGATGCGCAGGTCGAGCGCGAAGCTCCAGTGCTGCATGTAGTGCAGATCGAAGCGCACGCGGTCGCGCATCTTTTCCACGCGATCGGTTTCGCCGCGAAAGCCGTTGACCTGCGCCCAGCCGGTAATGCCCGGCTTGATGCGGTAGCGCGCCATGTAGCCGCGCACGAGGTCCTTGTAGATGTCGTCGTGCGCGAGCGCGTGCGGGCGCGGCCCCACCACCGACATCTCGCCCTTGAGCACGTTGATGAATTGCGGCAACTCGTCGAGGCTCGTGCGGCGCAGGAACGCGCCCACGCGCGTCACGCGCGGATCGTTGCGGCGTGCCTGCGTAACCTGGCCCGGGACCTCCGCATGGACCTTCATCGAGCGGAACTTGTAGATCTCGAATTCGTTGCCATCCAGCCCCTTGCGGCGCTGCTTGAAAAACACCGGGCCCTTCGACGTCAGCTTCACGGCGAGCGAGATCATGGCGAGCAGCGGCGCCAGCGCGACCAGCACGCCGCCCGCAAACACGATGTCGAACACGCGCTTGGGCAGCACGCTCAGGTCCGTGACCGGCGAGGCTGCGAGATTGATGGCCGGCACGCCGAGCAGATCGACCACGGGCTGGCTGAAGAACGAGAGGCTGCGCACATCCGGAATGAAGCGGATGTTCACGAAGTCGTTACGCAGTGCCGTGACGATGCGATGGATCGTGCGCTCCTTGGTGATCGGCAAGGCGAGCCACAGTTCGCGGACTTCGTTCTCGCGCACGAACTCGAGCATGGCCTGGAGGTTGCGCTCCAAGGGCACACCGTCGATCGCGGCAGCGCCGTCCGCGTCGCTGTCCTCGTCGAACACGATCGCCGGGTGAAAGCCCGCTTCCGGGTGAAAGCGCATGTGTTCGATCAGAAAGCGCCCATAGCGCGGGCCGCCCACCACGGCGACGGCCTTCTGGTTGAAGCCCTCGCGGCGAATGCCACGCAGCACCATGTGCACGAGCGCCTTCGAGACGATCAGCAACGCCACCGAGGCGACGACCCAGTAGGCGAGCCACAGGCGCGAGAGCGAATCGGCGCGGTGCAGGCTGAAGCTCAGCAGGATGCCCGTGCCCTCCACGGCGAGCCAGGCGGCGCACACGCGGGCAAAGAGCGCGTACAGCGACTTGCCGCGCCATGACTTGTAGATGCCGAACGCCGGGAACATCCAGATCGCGAGCACGCAGTTGAACGCGAGCGCCACGCTCTCCGCGTCGGTGAGCGGCACGAGCTGGCCACGATGCAAGGCGGCCGCGAGCAACGCTCCAGCGGCAATGGCGGCAACGTCGAATATTCTGGCTAGAACGCTGAGCATGTCCGGCACCTCGGGTTTAAAAAATGAATCGCGGCCACGCACTGCACGCCATGGCCGTTCGCTTCAAAAGTTTCTGGGACTGCGTCGCCGCGAGAAAACGCTTGGCGCCGCTAATTCTGATCCGAATAAACCCTAATAAGGCGCGATAAAAATTCCGGCCGCAAGCCTCAAAAGTATCTCCAATTGTTTCGCCCCTTTCAGGCCATTTTTTTGTGAATTTTGTCGGCAAAGATTGCCGGAATCCGCTTCCACATTGCCTCACGACGCCGACAATTCCGGCAGATTTTTCCTGTCTGGATGCCTGATTTTGGGTTCCGAGAGGAAATTTCGGTGATCGTCAGCCGAATTTTTATTGATTTTTTTATCGATATTCAAATGCATCGCAGATGCGATTTAAATTTAATTCTAATATTTTCCGTTTTCTTCTTTACGACTCGATTTATGACGATTTTAAGCATGCTACAAATCGCATCACCGAGACCTTTACAGGAGAGCGAGATGACGGATACGGGTTCCGCTACGGCATCGGCAAAAGCGTCCCAGACGCGTGCCGAAACGCGCAGTGCATTGCAGGTATGCCCTGTGGTGCTTGCGGGCGGCGCGGGCTCGCGGTTGTGGCCACTGTCGCGCGAGCAATATCCAAAGCAGATGATCAACCTCGTAGGCGAGCAGTCGCTGCTTGCCAACACCGCGGGCCGCCTCGATGCGCTCGCCGAGCGCGTAACGCTCGCAGAGGAATTGCTGATCGTCTGCAATGAAGAACATCGATTCACCACCGCCGACCAGGTTCGCGCGGCGGGCAAGCATGCGCGCCTGATTCTCGAGCCCGTGGGCCGCGATACGGCGCCCGCGCTCACGGTCGCCGCCATGTCCGTGGTTACCTCGCATGAGGACGGCATTCTCGTGGTGATGCCGGCCGACCATGCGCTCGCCGACCTCGAAGCGTTCCAGAACGCGGTGGCCGAAGGCGTGCGTCATGCGGCGAACGGCCAGATCGTGACGATGGGCATCGTCCCCACGCATCCCGAAGTGGGCTATGGCTACATTCACGTGGGCGAGCCGCTCGCGAATGCCGAGCCGGGCGGCGCGCGGCGTCTGAACGGTTTCGTCGAAAAGCCCTATTTCGAGCTGGCGCAGCAATACGTCGCTTCGCAGCGCTACTGGTGGAACAGCGGCATTTTCATCGTGCGTGCATCGACCTGGCTCAAGGCGATTCGCCATTTCCATCCGGCCATCTACACCGCATGCGCGGAATCGATCGAGCACGGCAAGGCAGACGGCGACTTCTTCCGCGTGGATAGCGAAGCGTTCGCACGTTCGCCTTCGAACTCGATCGACTACGCCGTGATGGAACCGCTCGCCGGCGACCCGACGGTCGCAAGCGGCGTGGTCGTGCCGCTCACGGCCGGCTGGACCGACCTCGGTTCATGGGACACCGTCTGGCAAGTTTCGCCGAAGGACGACGAAGGCAACGTCGCGCACGGTCGCGTGATGTTCGAAGGCGCGACCGACACCTTCGCGCATTCGGACGGAAGGCTCGTGGCCTGCCTCGGCACCAGGGACCTCGTGGTCGTGGAGACCCCCGACGCCCTGCTCGTCGCCGACCGCTCGCGCGCCCAGGACGTCAAGAAGATCGTGCAACGCCTGAAACAGGATCGCCGCACGGAAGCCGTGGCGCACCGCCTCGTGCATCGTCCGTGGGGGCACTACGACAGCGTGGACAGCGGCGAGCGCTTCCAGGTCAAGCGGATCGTGGTCGAGCCGGGCGCACGCCTCTCGCTGCAGATGCATCACCATCGCGCCGAGCATTGGGTCGTCGTACGCGGCACGGCGCTCGTCACGCGCGGGGAAGAACGCTTCATCGTTTCGGAAAACGAGTCAGCGTATATCCCGCTTGGCGTGTCGCATCGACTGGAAAATCCGGGCAAGATGCCGCTCGAGATCATCGAGGTGCAGTCGGGCTCGTATCTCGGTGAGGACGATATCGTGCGTCTCGACGATCAGTACGGCAGGCAGTGAGGAAAGCAGTAGAGGCAATGCAGGAAGGCTGCGCGCATCGCGCGCGCGGCCTTGCAAGATCAGCGCGTGAGCGTGCGGTAGCGCGTTCCGCTGGTGCCGGCAGTGCGGCGTTCGGCAGTGCCGGACGACGCCGTACTGGCTTCGCGAGCCTCGCTGCCCGGCAGCAGTGCGCCCGCGGCGGTATAGCGCTGTACCGGCGGTTGCAGCGGTGTGCGCCGCACGTTGCCCGGCACGGCCGGAGGCAACGCGCGTGCGGCGGCGGCATTCGACGGGTCGCCACGCGTCACGCTCGCGCTCTGGGCGCACGCGTGCGGTGCGGCGCCCGGCAACGTGGTTTGCGAACCGCTTTGCGCCGCGCCCTTCAACGCGGAATGTTTGGCGAGATGCGAGCCCGGCCACGAAACGCCGGACTCAGCCGAGCCTTCGCGATCGAGCCATTCACGCGCCCAGTCGAAGGCGAAATTCCGCGCGGATTCGCGATCCTGGAACGGCGGCCCGATCAGACCCGAGCGCTCGATGCGCTTGCCATCCTTGAGAATTTCCACGGCCCCGCGGAACATGCGGTTGCGCACGGGCTGCACGGTCAGGCTCATCGTATAGCCGCGCCATTCCGCGACCTGCACCACGCCGCCCGCCGGGTGCGCGCCGCGATGCGACGCGTCGCGCGGCATCGCGCGAGTCGCAACAGGCTTGCTCACGCGGGAAGGCGAGAACGATCCGAACGGCGTTTCGTTTTGCGAACGCGTCGCACTCGCAACGGTCGTTGCCTTCGTTGCGGCCGATACGACCGGCGCGTCGATCGAAGCGGGCAATGCCGGTTCGCCGCCGGCGAGTTGACGCATCATGCTTTCCATGGGATCGGCAAGCGGCGCGTCGGCGAGTGCGGCGGGCGCCTGCCAGGCTTCGGGGCTCTTCCAGAACACGGCCGGCTGGCCGTCGTCCTCGGCGACTTCCTCGACTGCGACTGCAACGGGTTGCGTATCGGCCTGCGCGGGCTGAGGCACATAAACGAACTTGCGGCCGCGCTGCGAGAGCAACTCGACCAGTTCGATCAGCGTGCCGCTGCCGTGCCATTCCTCGAAACGGCGGCGGCAAGTGGGCCCGGACGGATAACGCGCGGGCAGGCGCGACCAGGACTCACCGGTGGTGAGAATCCAGAGGACGGCATTGGCCACGACGCGCGGCTCGGCGCGAGGGCGGCCGCGCCGGTTGAGTCTAATAGGAGGTTCATCTGACACGAGCGAGGACACCTGCGTCCACTCGTCGTCGCTCAGTTCTTCGAAATTCATGCTGTTCTCCACGCAGCCGGACCGGGGCTGCAGTGACGGAGCATTGGCTAGCGGGTCTTGTTGCCCGCGTTGGCTAGCTCGGTTGCACCATATGCTTGGATGACGTGTTCATTTGCGTCGCGACGCGCACTCTGGCAGTGCGTTCTTTCACTGTATTGACGCAATACACGTGGTCTCACTCGTGCAAGGGAGAATTTGTGCAGGAAGCATACCACCTGAAACCAGCCGATGAGGAGGGCCGTAATAAGTGTTACGGTTAGAAACAATCTCCATCTTGAATCGTCGGGAATACTGCCAGAAAAGGCCTGTAAACGTGGTGTTTTACAGCGTCGATACAGTTGTAACAGGTTCATTCGTTGCGTAGTCGGCGCGTGGTCCGCGTCCTGCACGACTCCGAATGCATGCATACCACTTGAGACATCCCCGCCTCGGCAGACTTCGGCTTCGCTCCCGCAGCGTTATCGTTGTGCCCGCAACAAATGACATGCCGATGAAATCATTAGATGCATCATGAAACGGTCACGGTGAGACTCAGCGATCGTGCATTGCACAGGTTGCACCATCGCTAACCGAACGCTCGTGCGGCGTCACGTAGCGAAGCCGCGCAAACGAATCCGTCTATAGTAAGGGCGCACTGAACCACTACGGAGATTCGTGTATGCAAACCTCTGTCCCGCGCATCGCCACGGCGTTGATGGCCACCCTGACTCTGGCGCTGCTCGCCCCCTGGGGCGCCGCACAGGCGCAACTTGGCAACCTGCTCAACCAGGGCGGCAGCAACAGCGGTTCGGCGCAGGGCGCGCTCAGCAATCTGGGCGGCCTCGGCAACTCGCTTTCCGCGTCCTCGCTCACGTCGAACAGTCTCGGCAATGTCACTGGCGTGCTGCAGTACTGCATCAAGAATAATTTCTTGAACGCCAACGCCGCGAGTAACGTAAAGGACTCGCTGCTCAGCAAGCTGCCCGGCGGCGCGAACACCACCGACAGCGGCTATACGCAGGGCACGAGCGGCATCCTCACGGCCGGCAATGGGCAGAAGCTCGACCTCACGGGCAGCGGCCTCAAGGAAGAAGCCACGAAGCAGATCTGCGACAAGATCCTGAGCCAGGCGAAATCGATGCTGTAAGGGCTCCGATCGGGGCCCCGATCGCGCATGCGGATGTGTGCGGGCGCACGTCCCGCGCAATTTATGCGCCGTAAGCTTTGAACACGAACGAAGTCCCAGTGTCGAATGGAGTCAACCGGTCTTCTCTCGGCATTGCTGCTCGTAGCCATGACCAAGCGCCAAACACCCGTGATATTCGCGTTCCCAGCCACTATGCGGCGGGCCGCGCTAAGCGGCCTTGCCGCTTTTGCCGCCCTGCTGGCGCCGCTGGTCGCGCACGCGCAATCCAGTACGCGGGACCAGCAGTTCGACTGCACGTCCGATCCCCACACGTTCATTTCGTCGCTGATCGACGATAAATCCATTGAGCCGGAGCCGAGCCGCGTCGAAGCGAATTCGGTCAACGCGTTCAGCCCCGTGCGCGGCACCCGTCTGAGCGCGTTCGGCTTTCCCATTTACGTAGTACTCGGCTACGACCGCGACGACGCGCTCTTCAAGCGAGGCGCGGGCAAGGAGATCGCCTCGCCGCTTTACGGCGTCGTCGTGTCCGCGCCCGCGGAGAAGGTGCGCTCGCGCGTGCGGGAAGCCAACAGCGACGCCACAGTGCAATCGGTCGTGCCGCTGTTGCTCACGGCCATCGTGTGCGGCGGGTGAGCACTCAGCCGCCGAAGAACGCCAATGCGCCCAGGCCCACGCCAACGATGGCCACGCCCACCGACGTATTGAGCAGCCAGCGGCGCCGCGTAAGCAGCGTAATTGCCGTGAGCGCGATCGAGATCTGAATGAGCGTCGTGGCCTGCGCCCAGCGATGATGGCCGTGCAGCACCTGTTCGCTTAGGGCATCGTCCTGCTCGACGATCTTTTCGAGCGCCTCCGCCTTCGCGCGGATCGGCTCCTTCTGCTGGCGATAGCGGTCGGCGTCGGCGGCAAAGCGCTTTTGCGCAGCCTCCGAATTCGGCGCGAGCGCGGAGAGTTGCGCACCCAGTTCCGCCAGATTCTCCTTCTCGCCTTTCGCCTGATAGTAAGCCCATTGATTCGCGGCTTCGGTCTTGCGAATCGCCGCTTCGTTCTTGTAGTAGAGCGCCAGGTTCTCGCTGTTGCCGCTCTGGTAGGCAAAGATCGCTCCAATAGAAGCGAGGATCGCCGTCATCACCGCCATGCGCCCCGGAAACGCATCGCCCTCGCCGTGCCCGCCATGGCCCGCCGCGGCGTGTTCGACCGCGTGGTCATGCGGCCCATGCACTTCGTACTCTTCAGACATCCAAAGACTCTCCGCTTGATCTGACTTTCACTGATTCGCTGTCCTGCCGCCATTCGCTCTCGCCGCTCTCGCGACGACGCGCGCCGCCTTTTCCCCGTGCGGCGCATCCGATATGGGACGCTCAATTATCGTGTGCGCGGCGCGCTTGTCCAGTACCCGGAATGCATTGGATGTAACGAAACCCGAAATGTCTTCTGACGAAAGCAAATCGTAGGTTTTATCGTCTATTCATTCAAAACAGGTACCCCGGGATGTTGCAGCGCGTCCCCTCCCGCCTGCTGTTTGTAAATGTGGATTTGTGCCCTGAGCGCCGCCGGCGTCGTTGCAGTGCCACATGGCCCTAAATGCGACACACGCAAGGCATGCCCTGAGGCCTACTGCCGCTCACAAATTCCAGCCTGGAGACCGTCATGGGGCCCACACCGGCCGCGCACGCTGCGGCTATCGATACTGCTGCACCCAGCGCTCGCGTGAGGCACTCCGGGCCGGATGAAACGGGCAGCCTGATCGACGCGATCTACGACGCAGGGTTCGACGCGCAGCGCTGGCCGGATGTCTGCGCGCGCATTGCGCGGCGCATCGGCGCGCAGCACGTCAATCTCACCATGCTGCCGCCCGAAAGCACGTTCTCGCTCGCCGAGTGGGACGGCATCGACGCTTCGTTTGCCCATTCGTATGCGCAGCACTACGGCCGCTTCGATCCGCTCGTACCACAGGTGCGCCGCTGGGCCGCCGGCACGCTCGTCACCGACACGATGATCCACCCGCAGGGCAGTTTCGAACGCAGCGCCTTCGTGCAGGAATGGGTGCGCCCGCAGCGCTTCTACACGGTGGCCTTCGCGAACGTGCTGCGCGAAGGCGACATGGCCGCCGTGCTCGGCGCGCTGCGCCACGAAACGCGCTTCTATAGCGAAGACGAGCTGGATGCATTGCGCGACCTGCTGCCGCATTTGCGCAATGCATTGCGCGTGCAGCGGCACACTGCGCGCACCCTCGCCTCGCATGACAAAAGTGGCCATGCCCCCGCGGACGCACTTGACGCGCTCGCGCACGGCGTCCTGATCGTCGACGCCGACGCGCACATCGTGTTCGCGAATCGCGCCGCCACGGCGCAGCTCGCACGCGCAAACGGGCTGCGCACCGAACACGCCGCGCTCAGCGCCGCCACGGCCGCCGCCACGCAGCAGTTGCGTGCGCTGATCGCGCGGGCGGCCGGACGCGACGTACGCGGGCGCACGGGCGGCGCGATGCTGATCGCCCGCCAGCCGCCCGACGAGCCGCTCCAGGCGCTCATCTCGCCGCTAGGCGCACACCGTCACGTCGATTACTTCGCGCAAGCCGCGCGCGCCGGCACCGCTATGCTGATCGTGATCGATCCGCAGTCGTCGCGGCGCGGCGTGGAAACGCGTCTTGTCGCGCTGTTCGGCCTCACGCCTGCGGAAGCGCGCGTGGCCTGCGAAGTCGGCAAGGGCCTCAATCCGAAAGACGCGGCCGAGGCGTTGCAGGTCCTGCCCTCGACCGTGCGCACGCATCTGCATCACGTGTTCGCGAAAACGGCCACGCGCCGCCAGGCGGAGCTCATGCGGTTGATCGCGCAGCTTGCGATTGCACGCGGCGATTGATTCATCATTCGGGTGCAAAAAAGGAAACGGCCCGCGCAACACACGTTCGATGAACGCGGATTGCGCGGGCCGCAGCGCGGCACGACGTCAGACGATCAACCACCCAGATAGGCGCGCTTGATATCGTCGTTGGCGAGCAGATTGTCGGCGCTATCGGCGAGCACCACACGCCCGGTCTCCAGCACATAGCCGCGATCGGCCACATGCAGCGCCTTGTTCGCGTTCTGCTCGACGAGGAACACCGTCACGCCTTCCTCGCGAATCGTGCGGATGATGTCGAATATCTGCGCGATCACGAGTGGCGCGAGGCCGAGTGTGGGCTCGTCGAGCAGCAGCAAACGCGGCTTGCTCATGAGCGCGCGGCCGATGGCGAGCATCTGCTGCTCGCCGCCCGACATCGTGCCCGCGCGCTGTTTCGCACGCTGATTCAGGCGCGGAAACAGCTTGAACACGTGCTCGATGCCCGCATCGATCTCGTGCTGTGAGGCGAAGAAGCCGCCCATCTGCAGGTTTTCGAGCACCGTGAGGCTCGGGAACACGCGGCGGCCTTCTGGCGAAATCGCCATGCCCTTGCGCATGATGTCGTGCGTGGGCGTGCGCGTGATGTCCTCGCCTTCGAACGTCACTTTCCCCGCCGATGCGCGCGGCGTGCCGCACACGGTCATCATGAGCGTGGTCTTGCCGGCGCCGTTGCTGCCGATCAGCGTAACGATCTCGCCTTTGTTCACTTCGATCGACACGCCCGCCAGCGCTTCCACCGCGCCATAGTGGGTATGGACCTTTTCCAGCTTCAGCATCAGTCCTCTCCGAGATAGGCCTTGATCACGCGCGGGTCGTTGCGCACTTCGCCGGGCTTGCCGATCATGATCGGCTTGCCGTGCTCCATCACCAGAATGCGGTCGGACACGCCCATCACGAGGCTCATGTCGTGTTCGATCAGGAGTACGGATATTCCGAACTCGTTACGCAGGCCGTCCACCATCTGCTGCAACTCGACCTTCTCCTGCGGATTCAAACCTGCCGCGGGTTCGTCGAGCATCAACAGACGCGGGTCGGTGATCATGCAGCGCGCGATTTCGAGCCGGCGCTGATGGCCGTACGAAAGCGTGCCCGCCTCGCGGTTCGCCACTTGCTTCAGGCCCACGCGTTCGAGCCAGTACGCGGCGCGCTCGAGCGCGGCACGCTCAGCCCGGCGATATGCAGGCGTCGCAAACAGGCCGCTCAGCATGTTGCGGTTCACCTTCAGGTGCTGCGCGACCATGAGGTTTTCGAGCACCGTCAACTGCTTGAATAGGCGAATGTTCTGGAACGTGCGCACGAGGCCGCGGCGCGCGACCTGGTGGCTCGGCTGACCGGTGATGGCGTGGCCTTCCAGCACGATGTCGCCTGCGGTGGGCTTGTAGAAGCCGCCGACGCAGTTGAACACCGTGGTCTTGCCCGCGCCGTTCGGCCCGATGATCGCGAACACTTCATTCGGACGCACGTCGAAGTCGATGCCGTCCACAGCCAGCAAACCGCCGAAGCGCATCTGCAGGCCGGCTACTTTCAACAACGCTTGTGCGCTCATTGCGGCAACTCCACGTGCGGACGGCTCGCGGGCAACAGGCCCTGCGGACGCCACATCATCATCAGCACCATCACCAGACCGAAGATCAGCATGCGGTACTCGGCAAAGCCGCGCGCCACTTCGGGCAGCGCGGTCAGCAGGATCGCGGCGAGCACCACGCCCAGTTGCGAACCCATGCCGCCCAGCACCACCACGGCGAGAATGAGCGCCGACTCGATGAACGTGAACGACTCGGGCGTGACGAGCCCCTGGCGTGCCGCGAAGAACGCGCCCGCGAGACCCGCGAACGAAGCGCCCAGCGTGAACGCCGAGAGCTTGATGCGCGTGGGATT
The nucleotide sequence above comes from Paraburkholderia flagellata. Encoded proteins:
- a CDS encoding undecaprenyl-phosphate glucose phosphotransferase, yielding MLSVLARIFDVAAIAAGALLAAALHRGQLVPLTDAESVALAFNCVLAIWMFPAFGIYKSWRGKSLYALFARVCAAWLAVEGTGILLSFSLHRADSLSRLWLAYWVVASVALLIVSKALVHMVLRGIRREGFNQKAVAVVGGPRYGRFLIEHMRFHPEAGFHPAIVFDEDSDADGAAAIDGVPLERNLQAMLEFVRENEVRELWLALPITKERTIHRIVTALRNDFVNIRFIPDVRSLSFFSQPVVDLLGVPAINLAASPVTDLSVLPKRVFDIVFAGGVLVALAPLLAMISLAVKLTSKGPVFFKQRRKGLDGNEFEIYKFRSMKVHAEVPGQVTQARRNDPRVTRVGAFLRRTSLDELPQFINVLKGEMSVVGPRPHALAHDDIYKDLVRGYMARYRIKPGITGWAQVNGFRGETDRVEKMRDRVRFDLHYMQHWSFALDLRIVAMTMWKGFAGQNAY
- a CDS encoding arsenate reductase/protein-tyrosine-phosphatase family protein, with the translated sequence MIKNVLIVCHANVCRSPAAEQLFRERLREQQGSGAESFQSAGLRARDGDDMDPVMQWLLAERGMKVGEHQSRRLTSRLVRSADLVLVTERRQVAAVERIEPTARGKVYALGNWENSDVSDPHGLHESAYRQSLELMDRMVKGWLSRICQ
- a CDS encoding mannose-1-phosphate guanylyltransferase/mannose-6-phosphate isomerase — its product is MTDTGSATASAKASQTRAETRSALQVCPVVLAGGAGSRLWPLSREQYPKQMINLVGEQSLLANTAGRLDALAERVTLAEELLIVCNEEHRFTTADQVRAAGKHARLILEPVGRDTAPALTVAAMSVVTSHEDGILVVMPADHALADLEAFQNAVAEGVRHAANGQIVTMGIVPTHPEVGYGYIHVGEPLANAEPGGARRLNGFVEKPYFELAQQYVASQRYWWNSGIFIVRASTWLKAIRHFHPAIYTACAESIEHGKADGDFFRVDSEAFARSPSNSIDYAVMEPLAGDPTVASGVVVPLTAGWTDLGSWDTVWQVSPKDDEGNVAHGRVMFEGATDTFAHSDGRLVACLGTRDLVVVETPDALLVADRSRAQDVKKIVQRLKQDRRTEAVAHRLVHRPWGHYDSVDSGERFQVKRIVVEPGARLSLQMHHHRAEHWVVVRGTALVTRGEERFIVSENESAYIPLGVSHRLENPGKMPLEIIEVQSGSYLGEDDIVRLDDQYGRQ
- a CDS encoding polysaccharide biosynthesis/export family protein, encoding MTKLKLTAVVALSVFVSACATAPGNYLDTSSLKEEPNNQPQQQFNVQLITQQVVLQQAQAAAAAPKAPLPPSKFANAADYVYHIAPQDILGVTVFDHPELSTPQGSTFSTGGNTTQTVGQALTQPYTNALPGQADPYGQTVAKDGTIFFPFVGRIMAAGKTPGQIRDQLAAGLGPYVKNPQVDVRVLAYRSQKVQITGDVKTPGPLSMSDVPLTLVDAITRSGGTTDSADINRVRLTRNGKLYILDANRMLDGGDSTQDVLLQNGDVINIPDRSDSRIFVMGEVKTPLQTNLIRGDLTIADALTQAGGILDTDANPRQIFVMRGMKDNPTQPEIYRLDMTKPDAIMLSSQFQLKPLDVVYVGTAASTTFNRVLQQVLPTIQTVFYLKQIAK
- a CDS encoding UDP-glucose dehydrogenase family protein, with product MNLTIIGSGYVGLVTGACLADIGNDVFCLDVDARKIDLLNQGVVPIHEPGLKEIIERNVRARRLKFSTDVEAAVAHGDVQFIAVGTPPDEDGSADLQYVLAAARNIGRHMTGFKVVVDKSTVPVGTAALVHDAIASELRKRGESHMYSVVSNPEFLKEGAAVEDFARPDRIVLGCNDDVPGERAKEVMKRLYAPFNRNHERTLYMDVHSAEFTKYAANAMLATRISFMNELANLADRVGADIEAVRRGVGSDPRIGYDFLYAGCGYGGSCFPKDVKALMRTAEDFGEPLQILRAVESVNEAQKQVLAQKIVTRFGSDLTGRTFGVWGLAFKPNTDDMREAPSRTLIAELLARGATVKAYDPVATAEAKRVLALDLAHAPEHQARLSFVTDAMEAASDADAVVIATEWKVFKAPDFETLKQQLKMPIVFDGRNLYEPSTLQELGIEYHAVGRASATQASRARAETAATQALA